One window of the Runella slithyformis DSM 19594 genome contains the following:
- a CDS encoding aldose 1-epimerase family protein: MITLQNADIQATIHPKGAELVSLILLASELEFMWQGDPAFWSKHSPVLFPIVGGLKDNTYYCNDKAYHLPRHGFAREKTFAVEQQQSDSVTFLLTHDESTLSVYPFEFAFRVRYALLNNQLQVSYMVENPGSDTLWFSVGAHPAFKVPLLEGTQYNDYVLSFNQSEDWARWPLTPEGMVEKMPVVLVKQATDLPLSKELFYEDALVFKNYRSDSVVLHTPKSPHSLRFDFPGFPYLGIWAAKNADFVCIEPWCGIADSVDHTQDITQKEGIISLATKEHFERTWTVTLG; this comes from the coding sequence GTTTGATATTACTTGCCTCTGAACTTGAATTTATGTGGCAGGGAGATCCTGCTTTTTGGAGCAAACATTCGCCCGTGCTGTTTCCGATCGTGGGCGGTTTGAAAGACAATACATATTACTGCAACGATAAAGCGTATCACCTTCCCCGGCACGGATTTGCCCGTGAAAAAACCTTTGCAGTAGAGCAGCAACAAAGCGATTCGGTCACGTTTTTGCTGACGCATGATGAAAGTACACTGTCGGTATATCCTTTTGAATTTGCCTTTCGCGTTCGGTATGCGTTGCTGAACAATCAGTTACAGGTTAGTTATATGGTGGAAAACCCGGGCAGCGATACATTGTGGTTTTCGGTAGGAGCGCATCCGGCGTTTAAGGTACCGTTGTTGGAAGGAACGCAGTACAACGATTATGTATTGAGTTTTAATCAGTCGGAAGATTGGGCTCGGTGGCCATTGACGCCCGAAGGAATGGTTGAAAAAATGCCCGTGGTTCTAGTTAAACAGGCAACGGACTTGCCGCTTTCCAAGGAGTTATTTTACGAAGATGCGCTCGTCTTCAAAAATTATCGCTCCGACAGCGTGGTGTTGCACACACCAAAATCGCCGCATTCGCTTCGATTTGATTTTCCCGGTTTTCCGTATCTGGGCATTTGGGCCGCCAAAAACGCTGATTTTGTATGCATCGAACCCTGGTGCGGCATCGCGGATTCTGTGGACCATACCCAAGACATTACCCAAAAAGAGGGTATTATTTCATTGGCCACAAAAGAACATTTTGAACGCACGTGGACGGTGACGTTGGGGTAA